The Peromyscus maniculatus bairdii isolate BWxNUB_F1_BW_parent chromosome 6, HU_Pman_BW_mat_3.1, whole genome shotgun sequence genome has a segment encoding these proteins:
- the Tshb gene encoding thyrotropin subunit beta encodes MNRVWVIIASTRQCKVSMNAIILLSMLFALAYGQAASFCIPTEYTMFVDRRECAYCLTINTTICAGYCMTRDINGKLFLPKSVLSQDVCTYRDFIYRTVEIPGCPHHVAPYFSYPVAISCKCGKCNTDYSDCIHEAVKTNYCTKPQTFYLGGFSV; translated from the exons ATGAACAGAGTCTGGGTCATCATAGCATCAACTCGCCAATGCAAAGTAAG CATGAATGCTATCATCCTGCTCTCCATGCTTTTTGCTCTTGCATATGGGCAAGCAGCATCTTTTTGTATTCCAACTGAATATACAATGTTCGTGGATAGGAGAGAGTGTGCCTATTGCCTAACCATCAACACCACCATCTGTGCCGGGTATTGTATGACACGG GATATCAATGGCAAGCTGTTTCTCCCCAAATCTGTACTCTCCCAGGATGTTTGTACATACAGAGACTTCATCTACAGAACTGTGGAAATACCAGGATGCCCACACCATGTTGCTCCTTATTTCTCCTACCCTGTTGCTATAAGCTGCAAATGTGGCAAGTGTAATACTGATTATAGTGACTGTATACACGAGGCTGTCAAGACCAACTATTGCACCAAGCCACAGACATTCTATCTGGGGGGATTTTCAGTCTAA